The stretch of DNA CCAGGCTGGTTTTCATCGAACATCCTGAGGCTTTGGTATGTCCGCCTCCGCCGAATTTTGTGGCTGTCAGGCTGCAGTCTGCATTTTTAGTGCGGAATTCCACCAGCACTTCGCCAGGGGACGCCTCCATGAAATAGATCCCATACTCGCAGTCTTCCAGGTTTTTCACCTGGTAAAATACCCCGCTGGCCCAGATATCTGTGATGTGGGGAGTGATCTTTTTCCATTCTTCAAATGGAAAATCCAGGTAATAAATACCGTTGCCGGCGTTTTTCAGGCGTGACAGACCCAGGCTCAGCAACTGGAGATGAGCGGCAGTTTTGGAACACTCCACCAACCGGTTGACGGCAGTCAGATCAGCTCCCAGCTCCAGGATTTCAGACACTGCCCGCAGCGTCCTGGCACCGACATTATCATTCCTGAAAAATCCCGTATCCGAGCAGATGCCGATCAGGAGATAATAAGCGGTCCTGGCAGTTATCAGGTCTTTGAACAGCCAGTAAATCATTTCTGCGGTCGAGGAATAATCCGGATAGAAGATGTTTAAATCCCCGTATCCAGTGTTAGTGGGATGATGATCAATATTCACGCTTCGCTTCCAGGTAGCCTGCCCAGGCAGCACAAGCCGTTCAAAATTTCCGCAGTCAAGTGCAACCATGAGATCAAAC from Candidatus Wallbacteria bacterium encodes:
- a CDS encoding bifunctional oligoribonuclease/PAP phosphatase NrnA, which codes for MINTELRTALAESKRTLIVTHLRPDGDAFGSVVGLLELLTCAYPTMECQALIEGTLWEKLKKTITDRNFHFDPAEISGEFDLMVALDCGNFERLVLPGQATWKRSVNIDHHPTNTGYGDLNIFYPDYSSTAEMIYWLFKDLITARTAYYLLIGICSDTGFFRNDNVGARTLRAVSEILELGADLTAVNRLVECSKTAAHLQLLSLGLSRLKNAGNGIYYLDFPFEEWKKITPHITDIWASGVFYQVKNLEDCEYGIYFMEASPGEVLVEFRTKNADCSLTATKFGGGGHTKASGCSMKTSLVEAVELIVAHVRKSLAESPA